The proteins below come from a single Malus sylvestris chromosome 3, drMalSylv7.2, whole genome shotgun sequence genomic window:
- the LOC126614994 gene encoding heavy metal-associated isoprenylated plant protein 47-like isoform X2, protein MPPQMKIVVKVPFHCDKCRSKALKIAVNARGVSKVSIEGANKDLVEVIGDDVDPFCLMKSLRKRFGCCCALVKVEEVKPLPVVKPPEPPVKPPVVKPPAPPASCVQNCCTCTPHCRSMYCVQYCCTPQFRPMYCELVREYPEPTTCSIM, encoded by the exons CAAATGAAGATCGTTGTGAAGGTGCCATTTCACTGTGACAAATGCAGAAGCAAGGCCTTGAAGATTGCAGTTAATGCACGCG GTGTTAGTAAAGTGTCGATAGAAGGAGCAAACAAAGATCTTGTGGAGGTGATCGGGGATGATGTAGACCCGTTCTGCTTGATGAAGTCATTGAGGAAAAGGTTCGGCTGTTGCTGCGCCCTAGTCAAAGTTGAAGAAGTGAAGCCGCTGCCTGTGGTGAAGCCGCCTGAGCCGCCAGTGAAGCCGCCTGTGGTCAAGCCTCCAGCTCCTCCAGCAAGCTGTGTTCAAAACTGTTGCACTTGCACTCCCCATTGTCGTTCAATGTACTGTGTTCAATACTGTTGCACTCCTCAGTTTCGTCCAATGTACTGTGAACTGGTTCGTGAATATCCAGAACCAACCACTTGCTCCATAATGTAA
- the LOC126614994 gene encoding heavy metal-associated isoprenylated plant protein 47-like isoform X3: MKIVVKVPFHCDKCRSKALKIAVNARGVSKVSIEGANKDLVEVIGDDVDPFCLMKSLRKRFGCCCALVKVEEVKPLPVVKPPEPPVKPPVVKPPAPPASCVQNCCTCTPHCRSMYCVQYCCTPQFRPMYCELVREYPEPTTCSIM, translated from the exons ATGAAGATCGTTGTGAAGGTGCCATTTCACTGTGACAAATGCAGAAGCAAGGCCTTGAAGATTGCAGTTAATGCACGCG GTGTTAGTAAAGTGTCGATAGAAGGAGCAAACAAAGATCTTGTGGAGGTGATCGGGGATGATGTAGACCCGTTCTGCTTGATGAAGTCATTGAGGAAAAGGTTCGGCTGTTGCTGCGCCCTAGTCAAAGTTGAAGAAGTGAAGCCGCTGCCTGTGGTGAAGCCGCCTGAGCCGCCAGTGAAGCCGCCTGTGGTCAAGCCTCCAGCTCCTCCAGCAAGCTGTGTTCAAAACTGTTGCACTTGCACTCCCCATTGTCGTTCAATGTACTGTGTTCAATACTGTTGCACTCCTCAGTTTCGTCCAATGTACTGTGAACTGGTTCGTGAATATCCAGAACCAACCACTTGCTCCATAATGTAA
- the LOC126614994 gene encoding heavy metal-associated isoprenylated plant protein 47-like isoform X1, which yields MPPLYTFFLLIQLKLINKQMKIVVKVPFHCDKCRSKALKIAVNARGVSKVSIEGANKDLVEVIGDDVDPFCLMKSLRKRFGCCCALVKVEEVKPLPVVKPPEPPVKPPVVKPPAPPASCVQNCCTCTPHCRSMYCVQYCCTPQFRPMYCELVREYPEPTTCSIM from the exons TTGTataccttttttcttttaatccaACTGAAACTAATTAATAAG CAAATGAAGATCGTTGTGAAGGTGCCATTTCACTGTGACAAATGCAGAAGCAAGGCCTTGAAGATTGCAGTTAATGCACGCG GTGTTAGTAAAGTGTCGATAGAAGGAGCAAACAAAGATCTTGTGGAGGTGATCGGGGATGATGTAGACCCGTTCTGCTTGATGAAGTCATTGAGGAAAAGGTTCGGCTGTTGCTGCGCCCTAGTCAAAGTTGAAGAAGTGAAGCCGCTGCCTGTGGTGAAGCCGCCTGAGCCGCCAGTGAAGCCGCCTGTGGTCAAGCCTCCAGCTCCTCCAGCAAGCTGTGTTCAAAACTGTTGCACTTGCACTCCCCATTGTCGTTCAATGTACTGTGTTCAATACTGTTGCACTCCTCAGTTTCGTCCAATGTACTGTGAACTGGTTCGTGAATATCCAGAACCAACCACTTGCTCCATAATGTAA